Proteins encoded in a region of the Hypomesus transpacificus isolate Combined female chromosome 17, fHypTra1, whole genome shotgun sequence genome:
- the fzd2 gene encoding frizzled-2: MIIHRSFVTLAFLLPSLISGQHQGDNGIAVPDHGFCQPISIPLCTDIAYNQTIMPNLLGHYNQEDAGLEVHQFYPLVKVQCSPELKFFLCSMYAPVCTVLEKAIPPCRSICERAKHGCEALMNKFGFQWPERLRCENFPVLGDGHICVGQNESTATVPPVLMPVPGTPGVHVYSTPDRPFRCPAVLKVPSYLNYKFMDELDCAAPCEHSRSSGGYMFFNDKEIQFARIWILIWSSLCCASTLFTVTTYLVDMQRFKYPERPIIFLSGCYTMVSIAYIAGYFLGDKVVCNDSFSPEGYKTIVQGTKKEGCTILFMMLYFFSMASSIWWVILSLTWFLAAGMKWGHEAIEANSQYFHLAAWAVPAVKTISILAMGQIEGDVLSGVCFVGLNSLDPLRGFVLAPLFIYLFIGTSFLLAGFVSLFRIRTIMKHDGTKTEKLERLMVRIGVFSVLYTVPATIVIACFFYEQAFRHHWEMSWVSHNCKGLAIPCPMQNRPRMTPDFTVYMIKYLMTLIVGITSGFWIWSGKTLQSWRKFYTRLTNSKHGETTV; encoded by the coding sequence ATGATTATCCATAGGAGTTTCGTTACTCTCGCATTTCTACTGCCCTCTTTGATCTCAGGACAGCATCAAGGAGATAATGGAATAGCAGTTCCTGACCACGGATTTTGTCAGCCTATTTCCATACCACTATGTACGGACATAGCCTACAATCAAACCATTATGCCAAACCTTCTTGGACATTACAATCAAGAGGACGCTGGTCTGGAGGTGCATCAGTTTTATCCCTTAGTTAAGGTACAGTGTTCACCGGAGCTCAAATTTTTTCTTTGCTCAATGTATGCTCCCGTATGTACAGTATTGGAGAAAGCCATTCCACCGTGCCGCTCAATCTGCGAGAGGGCCAAGCATGGCTGTGAGGCGCTCATGAACAAGTTTGGTTTCCAGTGGCCTGAGCGTCTACGGTGCGAGAATTTCCCCGTGCTTGGCGACGGTCACATTTGTGTTGGTCAGAATGAATCAACTGCAACTGTTCCACCCGTTCTCATGCCAGTCCCTGGAACTCCAGGAGTCCATGTCTACTCCACACCTGATAGGCCTTTCCGTTGTCCAGCCGTTCTCAAAGTTCCATCCTATCTTAATTATAAATTTATGGATGAGCTGGATTGTGCTGCACCATGTGAACATTCTAGAAGCAGTGGAGGCTATATGTTTTTCAATGATAAAGAAATACAGTTTGCTCGTATTTGGATCCTCATCTGGTCTTCCCTCTGCTGTGCATCCACCCTATTCACGGTGACCACATACTTGGTGGACATGCAGCGTTTCAAATACCCAGAGAGGCCTATCATTTTCCTGTCTGGCTGCTATACCATGGTCTCTATAGCATACATAGCTGGCTACTTCCTGGGGGACAAGGTGGTGTGCAATGACAGTTTCAGCCCTGAGGGTTATAAGACCATTGTACAAGGCACCAAAAAAGAGGGCTGTACCATTCTCTTCATGATGCTGTATTTCTTCAGTATGGCCAGCTCCATCTGGTGGGTCATCCTGTCGCTCACCTGGTTCCTAGCAGCTGGTATGAAATGGGGCCACGAGGCCATTGAGGCCAACTCCCAGTACTTCCATCTGGCAGCATGGGCAGTCCCTGCAGTGAAGACCATTAGCATCCTGGCCATGGGGCAGATCGAGGGGGATGTTCTCAGCGGGGTCTGCTTTGTGGGCCTCAACAGTCTAGACCCACTAAGAGGTTTTGTCCTGGCCCCCCTATTCATCTACCTCTTCATCGGAACTTCTTTCCTGCTGGCCGGCTTTGTGTCCCTGTTCCGCATCCGCACCATCATGAAACACGACGGCACCAAGACGGAGAAGCTGGAGCGCCTCATGGTGAGGATCGGCGTGTTCAGCGTGCTCTACACGGTGCCTGCCACCATTGTCATCGCCTGCTTCTTCTACGAGCAGGCTTTCCGTCACCACTGGGAGATGAGCTGGGTCAGCCATAATTGCAAGGGCCTGGCCATCCCTTGCCCCATGCAGAACCGCCCCCGCATGACCCCAGATTTTACCGTCTACATGATCAAGTACCTGATGACCCTAATTGTGGGAATCACGTCTGGCTTCTGGATCTGGTCAGGCAAGACCCTCCAGTCATGGCGCAAATTCTACACCAGGCTGACTAACAGTAAGCACGGAGAGACCACTGTGTAG
- the moto gene encoding meiosis-specific coiled-coil domain-containing protein MEIOC, which translates to MSYTPWSVHDDPYQLIECAQNNKSRNLTDGNDRGSEADLYGLVSDILGEADKIDSYYSEETLPNPNSVWSPKCMREDYQQYLQPESKFHLTPPFLPSHAYHEPLNKTLDQSINRDSEEMYQRFTSLDSSEQWLFSSCLEDMNSYVPQNQEFQKPPGLQLPTVGNSCLSKMRQSKHEETQSRQTAQMQYEASMAEQRKFTSPRMQAHNTPTMQYHKELGGDFGAVQQETDGGGRKLPLQSDFMSKDVSEFGPQLVEYFQKPKALSTASNPANMYQSKINGHKGNNSLSMNPNLNPFFSHPSQQNQLQNKPKLIRSNCVPSGSNNMLSHSVSEFVPQHPQQTQRGLLCIQDFSQGDGPVLHNREGQTQLGLAMDGLRRGGDTDFQPNKKRMPTAGLVGEAYPGQCMDGKTTKAHTGSHMGEGEKKGLLHNPYLDNQGSMYGSQRFSGGLSNLSMGKTSPFPSYMYPVSNPRQSNCHMPTMTSSGFNSRSSLPYGSCVPLTDLCDLLPDSEFAAFSPFDLLGSSVEGLYPGMSFDPRSPRMMRNRGGPMSQLHCHLEESYEQWRFLEKERKKTEVILTKTYPGRQISAVSCSALPKVPPNPSKVDRLIVDQIRELAKVVSLLGKMERLRSIPLHANISSTLDRHQEAIYITQARRKEEFINTSCRQRQGGGHIREDRDILLLATALRDLCVTTRKARTALWCALQMTLPKTSTDKLEEEGDSQESSPGRRLRPGLF; encoded by the exons ATGTCCTATACTCCATGGTCTGTTCATGATGATCCATACCAACTCATTGAATGTGCGCAGAACAATAAAAGCAG AAATCTTACTGATGGAAATGATCGTGGAAGTGAAGCTGATCTGTATGGGTTGGTGTCAGATATCTTGGGAGAAGCTGATAAAATAGACAGTTATTACAGTGAGGA GACATTACCCAATCCAAATTCTGTCTGGTCTCCAAAGTGCATGAGGGAGGATTACCAGCAATATCTCCAGCCAGAGTCAAAATTCCATCTCACACCACCCTTTCTGCCAAGCCATGCCTACCATGAGCCTTTGAATAAAACACTAGATCAGTCAATAAACAGGGATTCAGAGGAGATGTACCAGCGATTCACCAGCTTAGATTCCAGTGAACAGTGGCTTTTCTCTTCCTGCCTCGAAGACATGAACAGCTACGTTCCCCAGAATCAAGAGTTTCAGAAACCACCAGGGCTACAGTTGCCTACTGTGGGGAACTCCTGCCTGTCTAAGATGAGACAGAGTAAGCATGA GGAAACACAGAGCCGCCAGACAGCACAGATGCAATACGAAGCCAGCATGGCTGAACAGAGGAAATTCACCAGCCCCAGAATGCAGGCACACAATACTCCAACCATGCAGTATCATAAAGAACTGGGAGGGGATTTTGGGGCAGTGCAGCAGGAGactgatggaggagggagaaagctgCCTTTGCAGAGTGACTTTATGTCCAAAGATGTATCTGAATTTGGTCCCCAACTTGTTGAGTACTTCCAGAAACCAAAAGCACTGTCTACAGCTTCCAATCCTGCAAACATGTATCAGAGTAAGATAAACGGCCACAAAGGAAACAACTCACTCTCCATGAACCCAAATCTTAACCCGTTCTTCTCACATCCCAGCCAGCAGAACCAGCTACAGAATAAGCCCAAGCTAATCAGGAGCAACTGTGTGCCGTCTGGGTCCAACAATatgctctctcactctgtgtCTGAGTTTGTGCCTCAACACCcacaacaaacacagagaggTTTACTTTGCATTCAAGATTTCAGTCAGGGAGATGGACCAGTGCTCCACAACCGGGAAGGACAGACCCAACTAGGACTGGCCATGGATGGactgagaaggggaggagacacAGACTTTCAGCCGAATAAGAAAAGAATGCCCACGGCTGGCTTGGTGGGTGAGGCCTACCCTGGACAGTGCATGGACGGAAAGACAACCAAGGCTCATACAGGCAGTCacatgggagagggagaaaagaagggGCTTCTGCATAACCCCTACCTGGACAACCAGGGAAGCATGTACGGCTCTCAGAGATTTTCAGGGGGACTGAGCAACCTCAGTATGGGGAAGACTTCACCCTTTCCGTCCTACATGTACCCTGTGAGCAACCCCAGACAGAGCAACTGCCACATGCCCACCATGACTTCATCCGGTTTCAACTCCAGGTCCTCTCTCCCTTATGGAAGCTGTGTCCCGCTCACTGACTTGTGTGATTTGCTGCCAGACAGTGAGTTTGCAGCTTTCAGCCCCTTTGACCTACTGGGGTCCAGTGTAGAGGGCCTGTATCCTGGGATGTCATTTGACCCGAGGTCCCCAAGGATGATGAGGAACCGTGGTGGACCAATGAGCCAGCTGCACTGCCACCTGGAAGAGAGCTATGAGCAATGGAGGTtcttggagaaggagagaaaaaag ACTGAGGTGATTCTTACCAAGACTTATCCTGGGAGGCAGAtttcagctgttagctgcagtgCCCTCCCAAAAGTCCCTCCTAATCCCTCCAAAGTCGACCGTCTGATCGTGGACCAGATTCGAGAGCTGGCCAAG GTGGTGAGTCTTCTTGGTAAGATGGAACGCCTACGCAGCATCCCACTCCATGCCAATATCAGTTCAACGCTGGACAGACATCAAGAAGCTATTTACATCACCCAGGCCAGACGCAAGGAGGAATTCATCAACACGTCCTGCCGGCAGAGGCAAGGAGGGGGCCATatcagagaggacagag ACATCCTGCTGCTGGCCACAGCACTAAGGGACCTCTGTGTCACCACCAGAAAGGCCCGCACTGCCCTGTGGTGTGCTCTCCAGATGACACTGCCCAAGACCTCCACTGacaagctggaggaggagggtgacagCCAGGAGAGCAGCCCAGGGAGGAGACTGAGACCTGGGCTGTTCTGA
- the ccdc43 gene encoding coiled-coil domain-containing protein 43 yields the protein MAAPVTDAGEFESWLNDRLDSLEVDREVYGAYILGVLQEDETDEEKGDALQGILSAFLDEDSLDNVCGEIIRQWTESCARSTSKSNVDVEVQAIASMIEKQAQIVVKQKEVSEESKKRKEALLAQYANITDNEDEAEEEETGGACVPSGDKSLFKNTNVEEVLNRKKQQRDQARDDSQKKKEQDKMQREKEKLSKQERKDKEKKRTQKGERKR from the exons ATGGCTGCGCCCGTGACAGACGCCGGGGAGTTTGAAAGCTGGCTAAATGATCGACTAGATTCGTTGGAGGTGGATCGCGAGGTGTATGGAGCGTATATTTTAGGGGTCTTGCAAGAAGATGAAACTgatgaggagaagggagatGCATTACAAGGAATCCTATCTGCGTTTTTG GACGAGGATTCACTAGATAACGTCTGTGGAGAGATCATTAGACAGTGGACCGAGAGCTGTGCCCGATCTACCTCCAAAAGCAATGTAGATG TTGAGGTACAGGCCATCGCCAGCATGATAGAGAAACAGGCCCAGATTGTTGTGAAACAGAAGGAGGTGTCTGAGGAGtccaagaagaggaaggaggcccTATTGGCTCAATATGCCAATATTACAGACAACGAAGA TGAAGCTGAAGAAGAGGAAACAGGTGGAGCTTGTGTACCAAGTGGTGATAAAT CCCTGTTCAAGAACACCAACGTGGAGGAGGTCCTGAACCGGAAGAAGCAGCAGCGCGACCAGGCAAGAGACGACTCCCAGAAGAAGAAGGAACAGGACAAGATGCAGCGAGAGAAGGAAAAGCTGTCCAAGCAGGAAAGGAAAGACAAGGAAAAGAAACGAACGCAGAAAGGGGAACGAAAAAGATAA